In a single window of the Flavobacterium ammoniigenes genome:
- a CDS encoding CDP-alcohol phosphatidyltransferase family protein, translated as MTIKKQIPNTITLLNLFCGCIAMVIASRADFEMAFYFVSLGIFLDFFDGFFARLFQVSSPLGLQLDSLADMVTSGVVPGMVMYQMMGSASGYPKVGWAVEPFPFLGFLIALGSCYRLANFNIDTRQTDSFIGLPTPANALFILSLPLVLRYSDSFFVLELLTNPFVLVGIILLSVYMLNAEIPLFSLKIKQMSLKKNALQFSFLGCSIGLLAVFQYAGIPLVIVLYVLLSVANNALTKMNRLA; from the coding sequence ATGACGATTAAAAAACAGATTCCCAATACGATTACATTACTCAATCTTTTCTGTGGCTGTATCGCTATGGTTATTGCCTCGAGAGCTGATTTTGAAATGGCTTTTTATTTTGTGAGTTTGGGGATTTTCTTGGACTTTTTTGATGGTTTCTTTGCCCGCTTGTTTCAAGTGTCTAGTCCCTTAGGCTTGCAGTTGGATTCTTTAGCCGATATGGTGACAAGTGGTGTAGTGCCTGGAATGGTAATGTACCAAATGATGGGAAGTGCTAGTGGGTATCCAAAAGTAGGTTGGGCTGTGGAACCATTTCCTTTTTTAGGATTTTTGATCGCTTTAGGATCGTGCTATCGCTTGGCTAACTTTAATATTGATACCCGTCAAACCGATTCTTTTATTGGTCTACCAACACCCGCCAATGCCTTATTTATTTTGAGTTTGCCCTTGGTATTGCGCTATTCCGATTCCTTTTTTGTTTTGGAATTGTTAACGAATCCTTTTGTTTTGGTTGGAATTATCCTACTTAGTGTGTACATGCTAAATGCTGAGATTCCGTTATTTTCCTTGAAAATCAAGCAAATGAGTCTGAAGAAAAACGCTTTGCAATTTAGTTTTTTAGGTTGCTCAATCGGATTGTTGGCTGTTTTTCAATATGCTGGAATTCCTTTGGTGATTGTGTTATATGTGCTGCTTTCGGTTGCGAATAATGCCTTGACTAAAATGAATCGCTTAGCTTAA
- a CDS encoding DUF5808 domain-containing protein, which yields MMEQPSKETLEKWHKDPNNWKWGSFYYNKEDHRLLPPKRISWMGWTVNFANPKSVALFVAILVFCLLSVLYAESLK from the coding sequence ATGATGGAACAACCAAGTAAAGAAACTCTTGAAAAATGGCACAAAGATCCCAACAATTGGAAATGGGGTAGCTTTTATTATAACAAAGAAGACCATCGTTTGCTGCCACCAAAACGAATTTCTTGGATGGGATGGACTGTCAATTTTGCCAACCCAAAATCAGTAGCATTATTTGTAGCTATACTTGTTTTTTGTCTTTTAAGCGTACTCTACGCTGAATCGTTAAAATAA
- the lptB gene encoding LPS export ABC transporter ATP-binding protein, translating to MILRADNLVKTYKGRSVVKGISVEVNQGEIVGLLGPNGAGKTTSFYMIVGLVKPNSGSIHLDNLDITDYPMYKRAQAGIGYLAQEASVFRKLSIEDNILSVLQLTSLSKAEQEAKMESLISEFSLEHIRTNRGDLLSGGERRRTEIARCLATDPKFILLDEPFAGVDPVAVEDIQRIVAQLKNKNIGILITDHNVQETLAITDKTYLMFEGGILKAGIPEELVEDEMVRRVYLGQNFELRKKKLEF from the coding sequence ATGATATTAAGAGCAGATAATTTGGTAAAAACCTACAAAGGCCGCAGTGTCGTGAAAGGGATTTCGGTGGAAGTAAACCAAGGCGAAATTGTAGGTCTCTTAGGTCCAAACGGAGCGGGTAAAACGACTTCTTTTTACATGATTGTAGGATTGGTAAAGCCTAATTCAGGGAGCATTCATTTAGATAATTTGGACATTACAGATTATCCTATGTACAAAAGAGCTCAAGCCGGAATTGGATATTTAGCTCAAGAAGCTTCTGTTTTTAGAAAACTAAGTATTGAAGATAATATTCTAAGTGTGTTACAATTGACCTCTTTATCCAAAGCCGAACAAGAAGCCAAGATGGAAAGTTTGATATCCGAATTCAGTTTGGAACACATTCGTACTAACCGAGGTGATTTATTGTCTGGAGGAGAAAGACGTCGTACTGAAATTGCACGTTGTTTGGCCACTGACCCCAAGTTCATCTTATTGGACGAACCTTTTGCAGGTGTGGATCCAGTTGCAGTAGAAGACATTCAGCGCATTGTAGCTCAATTAAAAAATAAAAATATTGGTATCTTAATTACCGATCATAATGTTCAAGAAACACTAGCCATTACAGACAAAACCTATTTGATGTTTGAAGGTGGGATTTTGAAAGCAGGTATTCCCGAGGAATTAGTCGAAGACGAAATGGTTCGTCGCGTGTATTTGGGACAAAACTTCGAATTGAGAAAGAAAAAATTAGAATTCTAA
- a CDS encoding carboxymuconolactone decarboxylase family protein: MADIVQEFNEYRSKMNEKLLADNNKIVKRIFNLDTNAYAEGALDVKTKELLGLVASAVLRCDDCVKYHLETSYKEGVTKEEMMEAMGIATLVGGTIVVPHLRRAYEFWEALESNQ; encoded by the coding sequence ATGGCTGATATCGTTCAAGAATTTAATGAGTACCGTTCTAAAATGAACGAGAAATTATTGGCAGACAATAATAAAATAGTAAAGCGTATTTTTAACTTGGATACCAATGCCTATGCTGAAGGCGCTTTGGATGTAAAGACCAAAGAGCTTTTAGGTCTAGTAGCTTCTGCTGTTTTGCGTTGCGATGATTGCGTGAAATACCATTTGGAAACCAGTTACAAAGAAGGAGTAACCAAAGAAGAAATGATGGAAGCTATGGGGATTGCCACTTTGGTTGGCGGAACCATTGTAGTCCCGCATTTGCGCAGAGCTTATGAATTCTGGGAAGCATTAGAGAGTAATCAATAA
- the tatC gene encoding twin-arginine translocase subunit TatC yields the protein MAKKDLNEMSFLDHLEELRWLLVKSTIAILVMATVTFFVSDFIFNDVIFGPTKADFITYQLFCDLSHQLGFADSICVTDMAFIIQNTNMEGQINILVWTCITAGFILAFPFILWQIWQFISPALYEKEKKHAKLFVFTSSILFFMGVLFGYFVIVPMSVNFFATFTVSDVIKNQFSVDSYIGMLKTSVIACGLFFELPIIIYFLTKLGLVTPTFLRKYWKYAVIVILIVAAIVTPPDVVSQIIVTIPMLLIYEASILISKIVIRNKDKANG from the coding sequence ATGGCGAAGAAAGATTTAAACGAAATGTCGTTTTTGGACCATCTAGAAGAACTGAGATGGTTATTAGTTAAAAGTACGATTGCCATTCTTGTTATGGCTACCGTAACTTTTTTTGTAAGCGACTTTATTTTTAATGATGTTATTTTTGGCCCAACCAAAGCCGATTTTATAACCTATCAATTATTTTGTGATTTATCCCATCAGCTGGGGTTTGCCGATAGTATTTGTGTTACAGATATGGCCTTCATCATTCAAAATACCAATATGGAAGGGCAAATCAACATTCTAGTTTGGACTTGCATCACCGCCGGTTTTATATTGGCATTTCCATTTATTTTATGGCAAATCTGGCAATTTATTAGCCCAGCTCTGTACGAAAAAGAAAAAAAGCATGCGAAACTATTTGTGTTTACGTCGTCCATTCTATTCTTTATGGGAGTTTTGTTTGGCTATTTTGTCATCGTACCCATGTCGGTTAACTTTTTCGCGACCTTTACGGTCAGCGATGTGATTAAAAATCAATTCAGTGTGGATTCGTATATTGGTATGCTTAAAACCAGTGTGATCGCCTGTGGATTGTTTTTTGAATTACCGATCATCATTTACTTTTTAACCAAATTAGGATTGGTAACACCAACCTTCTTACGAAAATACTGGAAATATGCTGTGATTGTAATTTTGATTGTAGCCGCTATCGTGACTCCTCCAGATGTGGTGAGTCAAATTATTGTGACTATCCCAATGTTATTAATTTATGAAGCAAGTATTTTGATTTCTAAAATTGTAATCCGAAATAAAGACAAAGCAAATGGCTGA
- a CDS encoding KpsF/GutQ family sugar-phosphate isomerase, whose protein sequence is MTTISNILASAKKTILSESLSISKLADLLDANFVAAVEKIYQSKGRLVVTGIGKSAIIAQKMVASFNSTGTPSLFLHAAEAIHGDLGMLQKDDVVICISKSGNSPEIKVLVPLLKRFDNILIAITGNMSSFLAQGSDIVLNTTVDSESCPNNLAPTNSTTAQLVMGDALAVCLMEMRDFKAEDFAVYHPGGALGKKLLLRVKDMLENSLKPIVAPDAPIKKVIFEISEKRLGVTAVVENNKVIGIITDGDIRRMLNERDSFAEVTAQDIMTKNPKTTTSEAMVIDAFHMMENFKITQLIVVDDSEFKGVLHLHDILKEGII, encoded by the coding sequence TTGACAACAATATCAAATATATTGGCCAGTGCCAAAAAAACGATTCTCTCTGAGAGTCTATCCATCTCAAAACTAGCTGATTTACTAGACGCTAATTTTGTAGCAGCGGTAGAAAAAATTTACCAATCCAAAGGACGATTAGTAGTGACTGGAATTGGCAAAAGTGCTATCATTGCTCAGAAAATGGTAGCCAGCTTCAATTCGACAGGAACACCTTCGCTTTTTTTACACGCCGCCGAAGCCATTCATGGTGACCTGGGCATGCTGCAAAAAGATGATGTGGTGATTTGTATTTCAAAAAGCGGAAATAGCCCTGAAATCAAAGTTTTGGTTCCTTTATTAAAACGTTTCGACAATATTTTGATCGCCATCACTGGCAATATGAGTTCGTTTTTAGCGCAAGGATCGGATATTGTGTTAAACACTACAGTAGATAGCGAATCTTGTCCGAATAATTTGGCACCAACCAATAGTACCACAGCCCAATTGGTGATGGGTGATGCTTTAGCCGTATGTTTGATGGAAATGCGCGATTTCAAAGCGGAAGATTTTGCGGTGTATCATCCAGGAGGCGCTTTAGGAAAAAAACTGTTGCTTCGCGTCAAAGATATGTTAGAGAATTCGTTGAAACCCATTGTTGCGCCAGATGCACCTATCAAAAAAGTAATTTTTGAAATTTCCGAAAAACGCTTAGGAGTTACTGCTGTGGTAGAAAACAACAAAGTTATCGGAATTATCACAGATGGAGATATCCGACGCATGTTGAACGAAAGAGATTCTTTTGCTGAAGTAACGGCTCAAGACATTATGACTAAAAACCCAAAAACCACCACCTCAGAAGCGATGGTAATTGATGCGTTTCACATGATGGAAAACTTTAAAATCACGCAACTGATTGTGGTAGACGATTCAGAATTCAAAGGCGTATTGCATTTACACGATATTTTAAAAGAGGGAATTATATAA
- the recQ gene encoding DNA helicase RecQ, which translates to MNSNEIDIHKELKKYFGFGQFKGLQEPVIKSILNKENTFVIMPTGGGKSLCYQLPALIQEGTAIVVSPLIALMKNQVDAIRSLSSENGIAHVLNSSLTKTEITQVKNDITAGITKLLYVAPESLTKDEYVQFLQSVKVSFVAIDEAHCISEWGHDFRPEYRNLRHIIKQLGDVPIIGLTATATPKVQEDILKNLDMSDATTYKASFNRPNLYYEVRTKTKNIESDIIRFIKQNKGKSGIIYCLSRKKVEAIAEVLQVNGISAVPYHAGLDAKTRAKHQDMFLMEDVEVVVATIAFGMGIDKPDVRFVIHHDIPKSLESYYQETGRAGRDGGEGHCLAYYSYKDVEKLEKFMSGKPVAEQEIGFALLQEVVAYAETSMSRRKFLLHYFGEEFDSETGEGADMDDNVRNPKNKVEAKNQVVQLLQVVRDTKHLYKSKEVVFTLIGRVNAVIKAHKTDSQSFFGCGADQDEKYWMALLRQVLVEGYLAKDIETYGIVKITDKGLDFIKNPVSFMMSEDHEYNESEDDAIVSAASSSGTADEALMAMLRELRKKEAKTIGVPPFVVFQDPSLEDMALKYPISLEELTNIHGVGEGKAKKYGAPFVALINRYVEDNDIIRPDDLVVKSTGVNSANKLYIIQNIDRKLSLDDIASAKGMSMDDLIKEMEQIVYSGTKLNIKYWIDDMLDDDQQEEIHEYFMESDSDKIEDALKEFDGEFDIDELRLMRIKFISEVAN; encoded by the coding sequence ATGAATTCAAACGAAATTGATATCCATAAAGAATTAAAGAAGTATTTTGGCTTCGGACAATTCAAAGGACTGCAAGAACCTGTAATTAAAAGTATTCTCAATAAAGAAAATACTTTTGTAATTATGCCCACGGGAGGCGGTAAATCACTTTGTTACCAATTGCCTGCCTTGATTCAAGAAGGTACTGCCATTGTAGTGTCTCCATTAATTGCTTTAATGAAAAATCAAGTAGATGCTATTCGAAGTTTGTCTTCTGAAAACGGCATTGCTCATGTGTTGAATTCTTCTTTAACAAAAACCGAAATTACACAGGTAAAAAATGATATTACTGCGGGTATTACCAAATTGTTGTATGTTGCCCCAGAATCCCTAACCAAAGACGAATACGTTCAATTTCTTCAATCGGTTAAAGTATCTTTTGTTGCTATAGACGAAGCCCATTGTATTTCAGAATGGGGTCATGATTTTAGACCGGAATATCGAAATTTACGACACATTATCAAACAATTGGGCGATGTTCCCATTATTGGTTTGACCGCTACGGCTACACCAAAAGTGCAAGAGGATATCTTGAAAAACTTGGACATGTCAGACGCAACTACTTATAAAGCGTCTTTCAACCGACCTAATTTATATTACGAAGTACGTACTAAAACGAAAAATATCGAATCGGATATCATTCGTTTTATCAAACAAAATAAAGGAAAGTCAGGAATTATCTATTGTTTAAGCCGTAAGAAGGTAGAAGCAATTGCCGAGGTGTTACAGGTAAATGGGATAAGTGCAGTGCCGTATCATGCTGGTTTAGATGCTAAAACCAGAGCCAAACACCAAGATATGTTTTTGATGGAAGATGTGGAAGTGGTTGTGGCAACTATTGCTTTTGGTATGGGAATCGACAAACCGGATGTGCGTTTTGTAATTCATCATGACATTCCAAAATCTTTAGAAAGTTATTACCAAGAAACGGGTCGTGCAGGTCGCGATGGAGGAGAAGGTCATTGTTTGGCGTATTATTCGTACAAAGACGTAGAGAAATTAGAAAAATTCATGTCGGGCAAACCAGTCGCTGAACAAGAAATTGGATTTGCATTATTACAAGAAGTAGTGGCCTATGCCGAAACTTCAATGTCAAGACGTAAATTTTTATTGCATTATTTTGGTGAAGAATTCGATAGCGAAACGGGAGAAGGTGCTGACATGGATGACAATGTTCGCAATCCGAAAAACAAAGTCGAAGCCAAAAACCAAGTCGTGCAATTACTCCAAGTGGTAAGAGATACTAAACATTTATATAAGTCTAAAGAAGTAGTCTTTACTTTGATAGGTCGAGTAAATGCTGTGATTAAAGCACACAAAACCGATTCACAATCCTTTTTTGGCTGTGGTGCCGATCAAGATGAAAAATATTGGATGGCTTTGTTACGCCAAGTCTTGGTAGAAGGGTATTTAGCCAAAGATATTGAAACCTACGGTATCGTAAAAATCACGGACAAAGGATTGGATTTTATTAAAAATCCAGTTTCCTTCATGATGTCGGAAGATCATGAATACAATGAAAGCGAAGACGACGCAATTGTAAGTGCAGCCAGTTCCTCTGGAACTGCTGATGAAGCTTTGATGGCCATGTTGCGAGAATTGCGTAAGAAAGAAGCGAAAACAATAGGTGTACCACCTTTTGTGGTGTTTCAAGACCCATCATTGGAAGATATGGCGTTGAAGTACCCTATTTCTTTGGAAGAATTAACGAATATCCACGGAGTGGGTGAAGGTAAAGCCAAGAAATATGGAGCCCCTTTTGTAGCTTTAATAAATCGTTATGTAGAAGACAACGATATCATACGTCCAGATGATTTAGTGGTAAAATCTACCGGAGTCAATTCGGCGAATAAATTGTACATCATTCAAAATATCGATCGAAAATTATCACTAGATGATATTGCTTCCGCCAAAGGGATGTCGATGGATGATTTGATTAAGGAAATGGAGCAGATCGTATATTCGGGTACCAAATTGAATATCAAATATTGGATTGACGACATGTTAGACGACGATCAGCAAGAAGAAATTCATGAGTATTTTATGGAATCAGACTCTGACAAAATAGAAGATGCGCTGAAAGAATTTGATGGGGAATTCGATATTGATGAATTGCGTTTGATGCGTATTAAATTCATTAGTGAAGTAGCCAACTAA
- a CDS encoding NAD(P)/FAD-dependent oxidoreductase, with protein MPQELLLQVSPEIAADGALLQQYLSKQIKVGVNDIQHVTILKRSIDARQKAIKINLKVVIYLQGELIQEPTISLPDYPNVTNKQEVIVVGAGPAGLFAALQLIELGLRPILVERGKDVRGRRRDLKAINRDHIVNEDSNYCFGEGGAGTYSDGKLYTRSKKRGDVTRILELLVAFGATPDILVDAHPHIGTNKLPQIIQDIREKIIECGGQVLFETRVTDIVIKNNEVQGVVTQKGDTISANKLILATGHSARDIFELLDRKKVFIEAKPFALGVRAEHPQSLIDSIQYSCDYRGDHLPPAPYSIVKQVGGRGMYSFCMCPGGVIAPCATSPGEVVTNGWSPSKRDQATANSGIVIELKLEDFKPFEKFGPLAGMEFQKNIEQKAWHLAGETQRVPAQRMVDFAQNKVSSSIPATSYVPGTTSVEMGQVFPGFLSQILREGFTEFGKSMKGYLTNEAILHAPESRTSSPVRIPRDGISLEHLQIKGLYPCGEGAGYAGGIISAAIDGEKCALKIAESLNL; from the coding sequence ATGCCTCAAGAACTTTTACTTCAAGTTAGTCCTGAAATTGCAGCCGATGGCGCTTTGCTACAACAGTATTTGTCCAAACAAATAAAGGTTGGAGTAAACGATATTCAACATGTTACTATTTTGAAACGTTCTATTGATGCGCGTCAAAAAGCCATTAAGATCAATTTGAAAGTGGTCATTTATTTACAAGGAGAATTGATTCAAGAGCCAACCATTTCACTTCCCGATTATCCTAATGTAACCAACAAGCAAGAAGTAATAGTTGTAGGCGCTGGGCCAGCAGGACTTTTTGCAGCTTTGCAATTAATTGAATTGGGTTTGCGACCTATTTTGGTCGAAAGAGGAAAGGATGTTCGTGGACGTCGTCGGGATTTAAAAGCCATTAATCGTGATCATATTGTGAATGAAGATTCTAACTATTGTTTTGGCGAAGGTGGGGCAGGAACTTATTCTGATGGAAAGCTGTATACGCGTTCTAAAAAGCGAGGCGATGTGACTCGAATCCTGGAATTATTAGTTGCTTTTGGCGCTACACCTGATATTTTGGTCGATGCTCATCCTCATATTGGAACGAATAAACTTCCTCAAATTATACAGGATATTCGTGAAAAGATTATCGAATGTGGCGGGCAGGTTTTATTTGAAACCCGCGTTACTGATATTGTGATTAAAAACAATGAAGTTCAAGGTGTAGTCACTCAAAAAGGAGATACAATTTCGGCTAATAAACTGATATTGGCTACTGGACATTCGGCTCGTGATATATTTGAATTGTTGGATCGTAAAAAAGTATTTATTGAAGCGAAGCCTTTCGCTTTGGGTGTTAGAGCTGAACATCCCCAATCGTTAATTGACAGTATTCAATACAGTTGCGATTACCGTGGCGACCATTTACCACCCGCTCCTTATTCCATTGTCAAACAAGTTGGAGGTCGTGGGATGTATTCATTTTGTATGTGCCCCGGAGGTGTTATTGCACCTTGTGCGACCAGTCCAGGCGAAGTGGTGACTAATGGTTGGTCACCTTCCAAAAGAGATCAGGCAACGGCCAATTCGGGAATTGTCATCGAATTGAAGTTGGAAGATTTCAAACCTTTTGAAAAGTTTGGTCCTTTGGCTGGAATGGAATTTCAAAAGAATATTGAGCAAAAAGCCTGGCATTTGGCAGGAGAGACGCAACGTGTTCCTGCACAACGAATGGTTGATTTTGCACAAAATAAAGTATCCTCAAGTATACCTGCAACCTCTTATGTACCTGGAACAACTTCGGTTGAAATGGGGCAGGTATTTCCTGGGTTTTTAAGTCAGATTCTACGCGAAGGATTTACCGAGTTTGGTAAATCGATGAAAGGATATTTGACTAACGAAGCCATTTTGCACGCACCAGAATCGCGTACTTCGTCGCCAGTTAGAATTCCAAGAGATGGGATTAGTTTGGAGCATTTGCAAATCAAAGGGCTCTATCCTTGTGGGGAAGGGGCAGGCTATGCAGGCGGAATTATCTCTGCTGCTATTGATGGTGAAAAATGTGCCTTGAAAATTGCAGAAAGTTTAAATCTCTAA
- a CDS encoding glycoside hydrolase family 130 protein, whose translation MKNLIGLFLILQGAFSVFAQQQKWALIDFVKVDSINPILSPDIKQSFSCPVSNKLVNWEERNVLNPSAIVKDNKVYLIYRAQDNQMTSRLGLAISEDGLHFKKESEPIFFPDNDNMKGYEWKGGVEDPRVIECPDGSYIMTYTSYDGKIARLCFATSTDLNHWTKQGLVLKDEKYKDLWAKSGAIVGERKGNKIVATKINSKYWMYFGDTDLFMAYSEDLIHWQAAINEETQKMISVLHPRMGYFDSRLVEPGPFALLQKEGIVLIYNGSNAANFNTSELPKFTYAAGQALFDKNQPYKLIDRTQSYFIHPDKPYEKMGEVNEVCFVEGLVFFKNKWFLYYGTADSKIAVAVRNN comes from the coding sequence ATGAAAAACCTAATTGGTTTATTCTTGATTTTACAAGGCGCATTCTCAGTTTTCGCTCAACAACAAAAATGGGCTCTAATTGATTTTGTCAAAGTAGATAGCATCAACCCTATTCTTTCGCCAGATATAAAACAATCGTTTAGCTGTCCCGTGAGCAACAAGCTAGTCAATTGGGAAGAACGCAATGTATTGAATCCATCAGCCATTGTAAAGGACAATAAAGTATATCTTATCTATCGAGCGCAAGACAACCAAATGACTTCTCGTTTAGGATTGGCGATAAGCGAAGATGGTTTACATTTTAAAAAAGAATCCGAACCTATCTTTTTCCCCGACAATGACAACATGAAGGGCTACGAATGGAAAGGCGGAGTCGAAGATCCAAGAGTAATTGAATGTCCAGACGGTTCATATATCATGACCTATACTTCTTATGATGGAAAAATCGCACGATTGTGTTTTGCAACTTCCACCGATTTAAATCATTGGACCAAACAAGGCTTGGTTTTGAAAGACGAAAAATACAAGGACCTTTGGGCAAAATCAGGTGCGATTGTAGGAGAACGAAAAGGCAATAAAATCGTAGCTACAAAAATCAATTCTAAGTATTGGATGTATTTTGGTGATACCGATTTGTTTATGGCCTATTCGGAAGACTTGATTCATTGGCAGGCCGCAATCAATGAAGAAACTCAAAAAATGATTAGTGTACTTCACCCTAGAATGGGGTATTTTGATAGTCGATTGGTAGAGCCAGGACCCTTTGCTTTATTGCAAAAAGAAGGAATCGTTTTAATTTATAATGGTAGTAATGCGGCCAATTTCAATACCTCTGAATTACCAAAATTTACCTACGCTGCAGGCCAAGCTTTATTTGATAAAAACCAACCCTATAAGTTAATAGACCGTACACAAAGTTATTTTATCCATCCTGACAAACCCTATGAAAAAATGGGTGAAGTAAACGAAGTGTGTTTTGTAGAAGGATTGGTTTTCTTTAAAAACAAATGGTTTTTATACTACGGTACTGCCGACTCAAAAATAGCAGTTGCGGTTCGCAATAATTAG
- a CDS encoding amidohydrolase, whose protein sequence is MKKLIFCIALTLTSIVQAQNTVLKTKIAQKAAALENQVIQWRRDFHQNPELGNSEFKTAEKIATYLKSIGIQVQTGVAKTGVVGILKGGKPGPVVALRADMDALPVKERVKLPFASKAEGEYNNQKVAVMHACGHDTHVAMLMGTATILSELRKDIKGTVKFIFQPAEEGAPEGEEGGAELMVKEGVLENPKVDVIFGLHINAQTEVGKLKYRPKGTMASSDWFKIKVSGKQSHGATPWQGIDPIVTSSQIILGLQTIVSRNMALTENAAVVSVGQVNAGIRSNIIPEELNMSGTIRTLDKKAQEYIHSRVKQIATNIAESAGATAVVDITKKTLITYNDPQLTEKMLPTLENAAGKDNVILTEAVTGAEDFSFYQAKIPGLFFFLGGMPKGKKSDEMPSHHTPDFYIDESGFVLGMKAMANLTVDYMNPSGK, encoded by the coding sequence ATGAAAAAACTAATATTCTGTATTGCACTTACCCTAACTTCAATTGTTCAAGCTCAAAATACCGTTCTTAAAACAAAAATTGCGCAAAAAGCTGCGGCTTTAGAAAATCAAGTGATTCAGTGGAGACGTGACTTTCATCAAAATCCAGAATTAGGAAATAGCGAATTTAAAACAGCTGAAAAAATTGCCACCTATCTTAAAAGCATTGGTATTCAAGTCCAAACAGGAGTAGCGAAAACAGGGGTTGTTGGGATATTAAAAGGCGGAAAACCAGGTCCTGTAGTGGCCCTTCGCGCCGATATGGATGCACTTCCAGTGAAAGAACGAGTTAAGCTTCCATTTGCTTCCAAAGCCGAAGGAGAATACAACAATCAAAAAGTAGCGGTCATGCATGCTTGTGGACATGATACCCATGTAGCCATGTTGATGGGAACCGCAACTATATTATCTGAGTTACGCAAAGACATCAAAGGTACTGTCAAATTTATTTTCCAACCTGCCGAAGAAGGCGCCCCGGAAGGAGAAGAAGGTGGAGCCGAACTTATGGTGAAAGAAGGAGTATTAGAAAATCCGAAAGTAGATGTTATTTTTGGGCTTCATATCAATGCACAAACCGAAGTGGGTAAACTAAAATACCGCCCTAAAGGAACCATGGCTTCGTCAGATTGGTTTAAAATTAAAGTAAGCGGTAAACAATCGCATGGGGCTACACCTTGGCAAGGAATTGACCCCATTGTCACTTCATCGCAAATTATTTTAGGATTGCAAACCATTGTGAGTAGAAATATGGCGCTAACTGAAAATGCAGCTGTAGTTAGTGTTGGCCAAGTCAATGCTGGTATCCGAAGCAATATTATTCCTGAAGAATTAAATATGAGCGGAACCATCCGAACTTTAGATAAAAAGGCACAAGAATATATTCATTCCAGAGTAAAACAAATTGCAACAAACATTGCTGAAAGTGCAGGTGCAACTGCCGTAGTAGATATTACTAAGAAAACTCTTATTACCTACAATGACCCACAACTAACCGAAAAAATGCTACCAACTTTGGAAAATGCAGCGGGAAAAGACAATGTAATTTTAACTGAAGCCGTAACTGGAGCCGAAGACTTTTCTTTCTACCAAGCTAAAATTCCTGGACTTTTCTTTTTCCTTGGCGGTATGCCAAAAGGAAAGAAATCGGATGAGATGCCGTCTCATCATACGCCTGATTTTTATATCGACGAAAGTGGATTTGTGCTTGGCATGAAAGCAATGGCGAATCTAACCGTTGATTATATGAATCCTAGCGGAAAATAA